In the Prosthecobacter sp. genome, one interval contains:
- a CDS encoding ABC transporter permease → MTSAEVQPPRAIWRQDGVVQILELAGDWRRGGAEVVVTGTAPDRAVARYQTEALGTFDSTLPAFLLAHLRSQVKDNGMAPPLDGLPVNLRGLLELALAVPEEIVEQNAAGKSPAMVRLGRFSLRAWASTVDVIEFVGKCSLSLGRFITGRARFRSKDLWVCVQECGVEALPIVTLISFLIGMILAFVGNAQLTNFGANLLVADLVAIAMVREMGVVMTAIIMSGRTGAAFAAHIGSMKSNEEIDALRTSGFDPFDFLVLPRLLALVLMMPLLTVYSNAVGILGGMMVGSFVGIPAVLFWNETLLSINLTNSSLGVIKSVFFGATIAISGCMQGMRAGKSSAAVGEATTHAIVAAITWIVVLDSAFAAIFTLLNI, encoded by the coding sequence ATGACCTCCGCCGAAGTCCAACCGCCGCGCGCCATTTGGCGTCAGGACGGCGTTGTGCAAATTCTTGAGCTGGCCGGGGACTGGCGTCGTGGCGGGGCTGAGGTGGTCGTCACGGGCACAGCACCGGATCGAGCTGTTGCTCGTTACCAGACAGAAGCGCTGGGCACTTTTGATTCCACCTTGCCAGCCTTCCTGCTCGCACACCTGCGCAGCCAGGTGAAGGACAACGGTATGGCGCCGCCGCTCGATGGGCTGCCAGTCAACCTGCGGGGCCTGTTGGAACTGGCGCTTGCGGTGCCCGAGGAAATTGTGGAACAAAACGCTGCTGGTAAATCCCCGGCCATGGTCAGGCTTGGCAGGTTTTCACTGAGGGCCTGGGCGAGCACGGTGGATGTCATTGAATTCGTGGGGAAATGCTCCCTTTCCCTTGGCAGGTTCATCACCGGACGTGCCCGCTTCCGCTCGAAAGATCTGTGGGTCTGCGTGCAGGAGTGCGGTGTTGAAGCGCTGCCGATTGTCACGCTCATCAGCTTTCTCATCGGCATGATTCTAGCTTTTGTCGGCAATGCGCAGCTCACCAATTTCGGTGCGAACCTCCTCGTTGCTGATCTGGTCGCCATAGCGATGGTGCGTGAGATGGGCGTGGTGATGACCGCCATCATCATGAGCGGTCGCACGGGTGCCGCTTTCGCTGCGCACATCGGCAGCATGAAGTCCAATGAGGAGATCGACGCGCTGCGTACATCCGGTTTTGATCCCTTTGACTTCCTGGTGCTGCCACGGCTGCTGGCGCTGGTGCTGATGATGCCTTTGCTCACAGTCTATTCGAACGCCGTCGGCATTCTTGGCGGCATGATGGTGGGCTCGTTTGTCGGCATTCCGGCGGTGTTGTTTTGGAATGAAACACTTCTGTCGATCAATCTCACGAACTCCTCGCTTGGCGTCATCAAGAGCGTCTTCTTCGGCGCCACTATTGCGATCAGTGGCTGCATGCAGGGGATGCGTGCAGGCAAATCTTCCGCCGCAGTGGGCGAGGCCACCACGCATGCCATTGTGGCGGCCATCACATGGATCGTCGTGCTCGACTCCGCCTTCGCCGCCATCTTCACCCTGCTCAACATCTGA
- a CDS encoding ATP-binding cassette domain-containing protein, producing MTAKISVHDLTMSYGPLVVMRDLEFEIQDKEIFVIMGGSGCGKSTLLRHLVGLTEPAKGRILYDGEDFTAARDDERGKFIRRFGVMYQWGALWSSLTLGENISMLIEEAGKLPAKTVRDLVAYKLALVGLAGYEDYYPAQMSGGMKKRAGIARAMALDPDILFLDEPGGGLDPLSSKRLDDLILRLRDSQGCTIVIVTHELASIFGIADNALFLDPATHMQGALGNPKHLRDHSDNPAVRLFLNRGTPPNPPT from the coding sequence ATGACTGCTAAAATCAGTGTGCATGATCTCACCATGTCCTACGGACCATTGGTGGTGATGCGTGACCTGGAGTTCGAGATCCAGGACAAGGAGATCTTCGTCATAATGGGCGGCAGCGGTTGTGGCAAGAGCACCCTGCTGCGACACCTTGTCGGACTCACGGAACCTGCCAAGGGCCGCATTCTCTATGATGGCGAGGACTTCACTGCTGCGAGGGACGACGAGCGCGGCAAGTTTATCCGTCGCTTCGGTGTCATGTATCAATGGGGCGCGTTGTGGTCATCGCTCACACTGGGGGAGAACATCTCCATGCTCATCGAGGAGGCAGGCAAGCTGCCCGCCAAGACCGTGCGCGATCTCGTGGCCTACAAGCTCGCGCTCGTCGGACTGGCCGGCTATGAGGACTACTATCCTGCGCAGATGAGCGGCGGCATGAAGAAGCGTGCCGGCATCGCAAGGGCGATGGCGCTCGATCCTGACATTCTCTTTCTCGACGAACCTGGAGGCGGGCTTGATCCGCTGAGCTCCAAACGGCTGGACGATCTGATCCTGCGCCTGCGAGACAGCCAGGGCTGCACCATCGTCATCGTCACGCACGAGCTGGCGAGCATCTTTGGCATTGCGGACAACGCGTTGTTCCTTGATCCTGCCACGCACATGCAAGGAGCTCTAGGCAACCCCAAACACCTGCGCGATCATTCTGACAACCCTGCGGTGCGGCTCTTTTTGAATCGCGGCACCCCCCCCAACCCGCCGACATGA